From Marivirga harenae, one genomic window encodes:
- a CDS encoding SDR family oxidoreductase has product MSNTKTIAITGATSGIGLATSEELLKKGNRLIFLVRNTEKAEDVIADWDNKENIIIIKCDLADLKSVRKAGEELLQKTDKLDVLINNAGGTFHERLESKDGFELHLAVNHLGHFLLTKISMPLLEKSKTKVINVSSEAHRAGKPDWSDLNLKKKYSTILGYGNAKLYNVLFTKSLVDKGLTSYALHPGVIDSGFGEQLPGFFKLMWKLGTPFMKSTREGASTSIYLASSNLSQDKNGSYFKDKKVKKASSLANSQAARERLWGESEKMVEGYY; this is encoded by the coding sequence ATGAGTAATACGAAAACCATCGCGATCACAGGAGCCACATCAGGAATTGGCTTGGCCACCTCCGAAGAATTATTGAAAAAAGGTAACCGCTTAATTTTTTTGGTTCGCAATACCGAAAAAGCAGAAGATGTAATTGCCGATTGGGATAACAAAGAAAATATTATCATCATTAAATGTGATTTGGCCGACCTTAAATCTGTAAGGAAAGCAGGAGAAGAACTTTTACAAAAAACTGATAAATTGGATGTGCTAATTAATAATGCGGGCGGAACATTCCATGAGCGTTTAGAAAGCAAAGATGGTTTTGAGCTGCATTTAGCCGTAAACCATTTAGGGCATTTTCTACTTACTAAAATATCGATGCCTTTACTAGAGAAAAGCAAAACCAAGGTAATTAATGTGAGCTCTGAAGCTCACAGAGCAGGAAAGCCAGATTGGTCTGATTTGAACTTAAAGAAGAAATATTCCACCATACTGGGATATGGAAATGCTAAATTATACAATGTGCTCTTTACAAAATCATTAGTAGACAAAGGCTTAACCTCTTACGCTTTACATCCAGGAGTAATTGATTCTGGTTTTGGTGAACAATTGCCGGGCTTCTTCAAATTGATGTGGAAATTAGGAACACCATTTATGAAAAGCACGAGGGAAGGCGCCTCCACATCCATCTATTTAGCAAGTAGTAACTTGTCCCAAGATAAAAATGGCTCTTACTTCAAGGATAAAAAAGTAAAGAAAGCTTCTTCTCTAGCAAACAGTCAAGCTGCAAGAGAGCGTCTTTGGGGTGAAAGCGAAAAGATGGTAGAGGGCTATTATTAG
- a CDS encoding MFS transporter, whose product MKPSSRILPIIVFSQFCCTSLWFAGNAVMPDLLSSFSLEPTALGSLTSAVQFGFIIGTLVFAVLSIADRFSPSKVFFVCALIGSLFNLGGVWDGNTLISLISTRFGTGFFLAGIYPVGMKIASDYFEKGLGKSLGFLVGALVLGTAFPHLLKEFTQNIQWEIVIYITSALATLGGILLLLLVPDGPFQKRSQKPDFSAFFQVFKKKDFRASALGYFGHMWELYAFWVFVPLALSIYQDQQELSTFNIPLLSFVIIGAGSLSCISGGYISEFIGVRKTASISLFLSGMCCLLSPLLILYSSPAVFITFLILWGMVVIADSPLFSTLVAQNAPAEIKGTALTIVNSIGFAITIVSIQILNYLRIELAPSLLFLILALGPLLGLFGLYKNGSAKVIV is encoded by the coding sequence ATGAAGCCTTCTTCCAGAATACTTCCTATCATCGTTTTCTCTCAGTTCTGCTGCACTTCCTTATGGTTTGCAGGAAATGCGGTAATGCCTGATTTATTAAGCAGTTTTAGCTTAGAACCAACGGCTTTAGGGAGTTTGACTTCAGCTGTTCAATTTGGTTTCATAATAGGAACATTAGTTTTTGCAGTGCTCTCTATTGCAGATCGTTTCTCTCCCTCTAAAGTATTTTTTGTTTGTGCCTTAATCGGGTCACTCTTTAATTTAGGAGGCGTGTGGGATGGAAATACATTAATCAGTTTGATAAGCACTCGCTTTGGAACAGGCTTTTTCTTGGCCGGAATTTATCCTGTAGGTATGAAGATAGCTTCTGATTATTTCGAAAAGGGATTAGGTAAGTCTTTAGGATTTTTGGTAGGAGCTTTAGTGTTGGGCACCGCTTTTCCACATCTATTAAAAGAATTTACACAAAATATTCAATGGGAAATAGTGATCTACATTACCTCCGCCTTGGCAACGCTGGGAGGAATCTTGTTGCTATTACTTGTTCCTGATGGTCCTTTTCAAAAAAGAAGTCAAAAGCCAGATTTTTCGGCTTTCTTTCAAGTATTTAAGAAAAAGGATTTTCGAGCATCTGCTTTGGGCTACTTTGGCCATATGTGGGAATTGTATGCCTTTTGGGTTTTCGTCCCTTTGGCTTTATCGATCTACCAAGACCAACAAGAACTATCAACCTTTAATATCCCACTGTTGTCATTTGTAATCATTGGAGCCGGAAGTTTATCATGTATTTCAGGAGGGTATATTTCTGAATTTATTGGGGTTAGAAAGACGGCTTCCATATCATTATTTCTTTCTGGTATGTGCTGCCTTTTATCTCCTTTGCTGATCCTTTATAGTAGCCCTGCAGTATTCATCACATTCTTAATTTTATGGGGCATGGTTGTAATCGCGGACTCCCCTCTTTTTTCAACACTAGTAGCACAAAATGCTCCAGCAGAAATAAAAGGAACTGCATTAACGATAGTGAACTCCATTGGCTTTGCTATAACGATAGTAAGTATTCAAATTTTGAATTATCTAAGAATTGAACTTGCTCCAAGTCTGTTGTTTTTGATTTTAGCACTTGGTCCCTTATTAGGGCTTTTCGGTTTGTATAAAAACGGTTCGGCTAAAGTTATAGTTTAA
- a CDS encoding NYN domain-containing protein has translation MDINLAVLIDGDNIPSANVKEMMEEIAKYGNPTIKRIYGDWTKPNLSKWKNLLLENAITPIQQYGYTTGKNATDSAMIIDAMDILYSEKVDGFCLVSSDSDFTRLATRLREAGMKVYGIGEKKTPNPFIVACDKFIYIEILNNQAEERENAESKSKVSVDKVTPKDIKLITSTISDLADEDGWAFLGDVGNLLQKKQPNFDSRNYGFAKLTPLLKSLRQFEIEERIGTKNHLKLVYVRLKKNK, from the coding sequence ATGGACATAAATTTAGCAGTATTAATCGATGGAGATAATATTCCGTCCGCCAATGTAAAGGAAATGATGGAGGAAATTGCTAAATACGGCAATCCAACCATCAAAAGAATTTATGGCGATTGGACCAAGCCAAACTTAAGCAAGTGGAAAAATTTGTTGTTGGAAAATGCCATCACGCCCATTCAGCAATACGGTTATACTACTGGTAAAAATGCTACAGATTCTGCCATGATCATCGATGCCATGGACATTTTATATTCTGAAAAAGTTGATGGTTTTTGTTTGGTTTCTAGCGACAGTGATTTCACTCGCTTAGCCACACGACTGCGTGAAGCAGGAATGAAAGTTTACGGCATTGGTGAAAAGAAAACACCTAATCCTTTTATTGTGGCCTGCGATAAGTTTATTTATATAGAAATACTTAACAATCAAGCTGAAGAAAGGGAAAATGCTGAATCTAAGTCTAAAGTTTCAGTTGATAAAGTTACCCCAAAAGATATCAAATTGATTACCAGTACTATTTCTGATTTGGCAGATGAAGATGGATGGGCTTTCTTAGGAGATGTAGGGAATTTGTTACAGAAAAAGCAACCCAATTTCGATTCCAGAAACTATGGTTTTGCAAAACTGACCCCTTTATTAAAATCACTCAGGCAATTTGAAATTGAAGAGAGAATTGGGACAAAAAACCATTTGAAATTGGTTTATGTGAGATTAAAGAAAAATAAATAG
- a CDS encoding TIGR01777 family oxidoreductase, whose translation MKNILITGGSGLVGTELSAILKENGYEVAHLTRNKKSDYPYKQFLWNIKNQEIEKEAIRFADVIIHLAGAGVADKKWTETRKKIIVESRTESTSLLYDTIKKIPNDAPKHIISASAIGYYGMDTGDKLVDEESKAGNDFLADVTQKWEASVDQFESLKIPTAKIRIGIVLTKKGGALPQLAQPIKLMAGAPLGSGKQWMSWIHIDDLTRLFLHLLENKFTGVYNGVGTNPATNKEVTKAVAKVLNKPLILPNVPAFAMKLLLGEMAQMVLGGNKVSAKKTLNSGFEFKYEKLEEALVDIYKPAP comes from the coding sequence ATGAAAAATATACTAATTACAGGTGGCTCAGGACTAGTAGGAACAGAACTTTCAGCTATTTTGAAAGAAAATGGCTATGAAGTAGCACATCTGACTAGAAATAAAAAAAGTGACTACCCTTATAAGCAGTTTCTATGGAATATAAAAAATCAGGAAATAGAAAAGGAAGCTATCCGATTCGCTGATGTGATTATCCATCTTGCTGGTGCAGGAGTAGCAGATAAAAAATGGACAGAAACTCGGAAAAAAATAATTGTTGAAAGTAGAACTGAGTCTACCTCCTTATTGTACGATACCATTAAAAAGATACCGAATGACGCTCCTAAACATATTATTAGTGCTAGTGCTATTGGTTATTACGGTATGGACACTGGAGATAAATTAGTTGATGAAGAATCAAAAGCTGGCAACGACTTTTTAGCTGATGTCACACAGAAATGGGAAGCATCAGTCGATCAATTTGAATCCTTGAAAATCCCAACGGCAAAAATCAGAATCGGAATAGTTTTGACTAAAAAAGGAGGTGCTTTACCTCAATTGGCTCAGCCCATTAAATTAATGGCAGGAGCACCATTGGGTTCAGGAAAGCAATGGATGAGTTGGATTCACATAGATGATTTAACTCGTTTGTTTTTACATTTGCTTGAAAATAAATTTACTGGAGTTTACAATGGAGTGGGAACTAATCCTGCAACAAATAAAGAGGTTACAAAAGCAGTGGCCAAGGTTTTGAATAAACCCTTGATTTTGCCGAATGTTCCTGCTTTTGCCATGAAACTATTATTAGGTGAAATGGCTCAAATGGTCTTAGGTGGAAATAAAGTTAGTGCAAAAAAAACTTTAAATTCTGGATTTGAATTTAAGTATGAAAAGTTGGAAGAAGCTTTAGTGGATATATATAAACCTGCCCCATAG
- a CDS encoding cytochrome c oxidase subunit 3: MDKKTKDEELSFFERVERMHPYKMIFILSLLGSSLIFLFLLFSFFMSLGNEGQKDIEIPAVFALSTVLIGASSFMIHPIHNLFKAEEISSLLTALRFTFFLGLGFALCQILGWKALRESEVLFSSQVSASFLYVLTGLHALHFLAAHTYLGFLIFQTQNISKDPVKYLIAETNPFWHLKYKLITKAWHFLGILWGILVLSFWIFL; the protein is encoded by the coding sequence ATGGATAAAAAAACGAAAGACGAGGAGTTATCATTTTTTGAAAGGGTGGAGAGAATGCACCCGTATAAAATGATTTTTATTTTGAGCTTATTGGGTAGCTCTTTAATCTTTTTATTTCTGCTTTTTTCATTTTTTATGAGTCTTGGAAACGAAGGTCAAAAGGATATTGAAATTCCTGCAGTTTTTGCTTTAAGTACCGTTTTGATCGGTGCTTCTAGTTTTATGATTCATCCTATTCACAATCTGTTTAAAGCAGAAGAGATTTCATCATTATTAACTGCCTTGCGATTCACCTTCTTTTTAGGCTTAGGATTTGCTTTATGTCAAATTCTGGGTTGGAAAGCCTTAAGAGAATCAGAAGTTTTATTTTCATCACAAGTTTCAGCTTCTTTTCTATACGTTTTAACAGGTTTACATGCCCTTCATTTTCTGGCCGCACATACTTATTTGGGCTTTCTGATTTTTCAAACACAAAACATTTCGAAAGACCCGGTTAAATATTTAATCGCTGAAACCAATCCGTTTTGGCATTTAAAATATAAACTTATTACCAAAGCTTGGCACTTTTTAGGCATCCTTTGGGGAATATTGGTGCTGAGTTTTTGGATTTTTTTGTAG
- a CDS encoding tRNA-binding protein produces MNEETKEISWEDFSKVEMRVGTIVKAKNFPEAKRPAFILEIDFGDYGLKKSSAQITELYNLDDLEGRKVVAVVNFPPKQIANFMSECLVLGAVDESRISLLGVDETAENGLRIA; encoded by the coding sequence ATGAATGAAGAGACTAAAGAAATCAGTTGGGAAGATTTTTCTAAAGTTGAAATGCGTGTGGGTACTATTGTAAAGGCGAAAAATTTTCCTGAGGCAAAGAGACCAGCTTTTATATTAGAGATTGATTTCGGGGATTATGGGCTAAAAAAGAGCTCTGCTCAAATTACGGAGCTTTATAATTTGGATGATTTAGAAGGCAGAAAAGTAGTAGCAGTTGTTAATTTTCCTCCTAAACAAATTGCGAACTTCATGAGTGAATGTTTGGTTTTAGGTGCGGTGGATGAGTCGAGAATTAGTCTGCTCGGAGTTGATGAAACTGCAGAAAATGGATTAAGAATTGCATAA
- the mfd gene encoding transcription-repair coupling factor yields MKIKDFLKLYKDDAIMQTMVASLKPNEDQTIRFRGLVGSLDAIAVAVSHLLNHQNQLIILHDKEEAAYFQNDLQNLLDFKEPLLFPTSYKRPYQFDDIENANVLMRAEILNRINNKSSTGEIIVTYPEALSEKVINKKSLKSNTFTAKVGESLDVEFIAELLQTYDFEPTDFVYEPGQYAIRGGIIDIFSYASDEPYRIELFGNEIDSIRTFDVASQLSTDTVKQINIIPNVQTKLLEESRESLLEYIPNNTKIWFKDFKQTLDVLAQYYDKASKSFKEILESTQQTKVVLEPHMLFETPGSFKTGMEKFLKVEFGNRFYLKANQEFEYQAKPQPSFNKNFDFIADNLSSNQEAGLINIISSESLTQTERLKNIFEEIDPFIKFQSLPHTLRAGFIDEQLKLACYTDHQIFERFHRYKTKDKQSKSKAITIRELKNLQPGDFVTHIDYGVGRFAGMDKVDNNGKKQEVIRLIYRDNDLLYVSIHALHKISKYSGKEGSTPSISKLGSPEWENKKKKAKRQVKDIAKDLIELYAKRKSAPGFGCDRDSFLQAELESSFIYEDTPDQAKSTADVKADMELEHPMDRLVCGDVGFGKTEVAIRAAFKAVDNNKQVAVLVPTTILAMQHFRTFSERLEKMPITVEYINRFKSTKQIKEILKRTEEGKVDILIGTHRIVNKDVKFKDLGLLVIDEEQKFGVSVKDKLKEFRVNVDVLTLTATPIPRTLHFSLMGARDLSVIQTPPPNRQPVTTELHTFNEEVLRDAIAFELQRGGQVFFVHNRIGDIEQVGNIILKLVPDARIGVAHGQMDGAKLEKAMMRFIEGEFDVLVSTNIIESGLDIPNANTIIINHAHMFGMSDLHQMRGRVGRSNKKAFCYLLTPPTIGLSSDSRKRLTTLEEFSDLGDGFKVAMRDLDIRGAGNMLGAEQSGFITDLGFDMYHKILDDAVAELKESHFADLFKDELAKKAKIIAQDCTIETDLEILIPEDYVGNITERLSLYSQLDNIKNEEELGVFEKSLQDRFGPIPEPVYDLIETVRIRWKAESLGFEKLLIKNGSLKAYFVPADNEKYFKSDVFGRILTFVQMHSKKCKMKDYKGRPILKIENIENIEQAKSIIFDMAGEEVETA; encoded by the coding sequence TTGAAAATTAAAGACTTTCTAAAATTATATAAGGACGATGCCATCATGCAAACGATGGTAGCTTCTCTTAAGCCCAATGAAGATCAAACTATCAGGTTTAGAGGTTTAGTGGGTAGTTTGGATGCTATAGCCGTTGCGGTTTCCCATCTATTAAATCATCAGAACCAGCTTATTATTTTGCATGATAAGGAGGAAGCGGCTTATTTTCAAAATGACTTGCAAAACCTATTAGATTTTAAAGAACCACTACTTTTTCCCACTTCCTATAAAAGACCTTATCAGTTTGATGACATAGAAAATGCGAATGTGCTGATGAGGGCTGAAATTTTAAACCGGATCAATAACAAATCGTCCACAGGAGAAATTATTGTAACCTATCCTGAGGCACTTTCTGAAAAAGTAATCAATAAAAAGTCCTTAAAGTCAAATACCTTCACCGCTAAAGTAGGTGAAAGTCTGGATGTGGAATTCATAGCAGAACTATTACAGACTTACGATTTTGAACCTACGGATTTTGTATACGAACCCGGGCAATATGCCATTCGTGGGGGAATAATAGATATATTTTCCTATGCCAGTGATGAACCTTACAGGATAGAATTGTTTGGAAACGAAATTGATAGCATCCGGACTTTTGATGTGGCTTCGCAACTTTCTACAGACACAGTAAAGCAAATCAACATCATTCCCAATGTGCAAACAAAGCTATTGGAGGAAAGCAGAGAATCTTTACTGGAATACATTCCTAACAATACAAAAATTTGGTTCAAGGATTTTAAGCAAACACTAGATGTGCTAGCGCAATATTACGATAAAGCTTCCAAGTCTTTCAAAGAAATACTGGAAAGCACACAGCAAACGAAAGTCGTTTTAGAACCTCATATGTTGTTTGAAACGCCTGGCAGTTTCAAAACAGGGATGGAAAAATTTCTGAAAGTAGAATTTGGTAATCGTTTTTATTTAAAGGCAAATCAGGAATTTGAGTATCAAGCGAAACCTCAGCCTTCTTTCAATAAAAATTTTGATTTCATAGCAGACAATCTTTCAAGCAATCAAGAAGCGGGGTTAATCAATATCATTTCTTCGGAATCTTTAACTCAAACCGAGCGACTGAAAAATATCTTTGAAGAAATTGATCCTTTTATCAAATTTCAATCTTTGCCGCATACACTGCGAGCAGGATTTATAGATGAGCAACTAAAATTAGCTTGCTATACTGATCATCAGATTTTCGAGCGTTTCCACCGCTACAAAACCAAAGACAAACAAAGCAAATCCAAAGCCATTACCATTCGGGAGTTGAAAAACCTTCAGCCGGGAGATTTTGTAACGCATATTGATTATGGTGTGGGGCGTTTTGCCGGGATGGATAAGGTGGACAATAATGGTAAGAAGCAGGAAGTCATCCGTTTAATATATCGTGATAATGATTTGCTTTATGTCAGCATTCATGCCCTCCACAAAATTTCAAAATACAGTGGAAAAGAAGGGAGCACCCCGAGCATAAGCAAATTAGGTTCACCTGAATGGGAAAATAAAAAGAAGAAAGCTAAGAGACAAGTAAAGGATATTGCCAAGGATTTAATTGAGCTATATGCGAAAAGAAAATCTGCCCCAGGTTTTGGATGTGATCGAGATAGTTTCTTACAGGCAGAATTAGAATCCTCTTTCATTTATGAAGATACTCCAGACCAGGCCAAATCTACTGCGGACGTAAAGGCTGATATGGAATTAGAGCACCCAATGGATCGACTAGTTTGTGGTGATGTGGGATTTGGTAAGACTGAAGTAGCCATCCGAGCAGCTTTTAAAGCAGTGGATAATAATAAACAAGTGGCGGTTTTGGTACCCACTACGATTTTAGCCATGCAACATTTCAGAACTTTTTCTGAGCGGTTAGAAAAAATGCCGATTACGGTGGAATACATCAATCGATTCAAGTCCACCAAGCAAATTAAAGAGATTCTCAAAAGAACAGAAGAAGGAAAAGTTGATATCTTAATAGGAACACATAGAATTGTAAATAAAGATGTGAAGTTTAAAGACTTAGGATTATTAGTTATCGATGAGGAGCAAAAATTTGGTGTCTCTGTAAAGGATAAACTAAAGGAATTCCGTGTCAACGTAGATGTTTTGACACTTACCGCCACGCCTATACCAAGGACATTGCACTTTAGTTTAATGGGAGCAAGAGATTTAAGTGTAATCCAAACCCCACCACCCAATCGCCAACCCGTCACTACGGAGCTACATACTTTCAATGAAGAAGTTTTGCGAGATGCCATTGCATTTGAACTGCAAAGAGGTGGACAAGTGTTTTTTGTACATAACCGAATTGGTGATATAGAACAAGTTGGGAATATCATTCTCAAATTAGTGCCTGATGCTAGAATTGGAGTTGCTCACGGACAAATGGACGGGGCAAAGTTGGAAAAAGCCATGATGCGTTTCATCGAAGGAGAGTTTGATGTACTGGTTTCCACAAATATCATCGAATCCGGTTTGGATATACCTAATGCCAATACCATTATCATTAATCATGCGCATATGTTTGGCATGTCCGATTTGCACCAAATGCGCGGACGTGTTGGGCGCTCCAACAAAAAAGCTTTTTGCTATTTGTTGACGCCTCCAACCATAGGGTTAAGTTCAGATTCACGAAAGAGATTGACCACTTTAGAAGAATTTTCCGATTTGGGCGATGGCTTCAAAGTCGCCATGCGTGATTTGGATATTCGTGGAGCCGGGAATATGTTGGGAGCAGAACAAAGCGGTTTTATCACCGATTTAGGTTTTGATATGTACCACAAAATTTTGGATGATGCCGTGGCAGAATTGAAAGAGAGTCATTTTGCTGATTTATTTAAGGACGAGCTAGCTAAAAAAGCCAAAATCATTGCACAGGATTGCACCATTGAAACTGACTTGGAAATCCTGATTCCGGAGGATTATGTGGGCAATATCACGGAAAGATTAAGCCTATATTCACAACTGGACAATATCAAAAACGAAGAAGAGCTGGGTGTTTTTGAAAAATCCTTGCAAGACCGTTTTGGACCAATACCTGAGCCTGTTTACGATTTGATAGAAACTGTACGCATCCGCTGGAAAGCTGAAAGCCTTGGTTTTGAGAAATTGTTAATTAAAAATGGTAGCTTAAAAGCTTATTTCGTTCCGGCTGATAATGAAAAATATTTTAAATCAGATGTTTTCGGTAGGATTCTAACTTTCGTGCAAATGCATTCTAAAAAATGTAAGATGAAAGACTATAAAGGTAGACCAATACTTAAAATAGAGAATATAGAAAATATAGAACAGGCCAAATCGATAATATTTGATATGGCTGGGGAAGAAGTGGAAACGGCTTAG
- the gpmI gene encoding 2,3-bisphosphoglycerate-independent phosphoglycerate mutase, protein MNNKVILMILDGWGIATNKEVSAIDKANTPFVDSLYGKYKNSKLDASGLAVGLPAGQMGNSEVGHMNIGAGRIVYQDLVKINKAIEEKSIKENPVWSEAMSYAKQNNKKVHFIGLVSDGGVHSHIGHLKGLMTLAHEEGVKDLFVHAFSDGRDTDPNGGKAYLEDVEKHAKETGAKIASVTGRYYAMDRDNRWERVKLAYDAMVHGEGKQTESISNAIQASYDEDVTDEFIKPIINTENGEPIAKIQEGDVVISFNFRTDRGREITQALTQKAFHEQNMHPLDLHYITMTKYDDTFKGVKVLFEKDNLTNTLGEVLEKNGKKQIRIAETEKYPHVTFFFSGGRETEFDGEKRLMCPSPKVATYDLQPEMSAYDIRDKIIPELKKGETDFVCLNFANPDMVGHTGVFEAAVKACETVDSCAKTVTEVAKENGYATIIIADHGNSDYMVNDDGSPNTAHTTNLVPCILVDDEFNGSMKDGKLGDLAPTILKIMGVHIPKEMTGDILIS, encoded by the coding sequence ATGAACAATAAAGTAATCTTAATGATATTGGATGGCTGGGGCATAGCCACCAACAAAGAAGTTTCTGCAATAGACAAAGCTAACACCCCTTTCGTGGATAGCCTCTATGGAAAATATAAAAACAGTAAACTTGATGCCTCTGGTCTGGCAGTGGGCTTGCCCGCAGGACAGATGGGAAATTCTGAAGTGGGCCACATGAATATTGGTGCCGGCCGAATCGTCTATCAAGATTTAGTGAAAATCAATAAAGCAATAGAAGAAAAGTCTATTAAAGAAAATCCCGTTTGGTCAGAAGCGATGAGCTATGCCAAGCAAAATAATAAGAAAGTCCATTTCATTGGTTTAGTTTCTGATGGTGGGGTTCATTCTCACATAGGGCACTTGAAAGGCTTAATGACTTTAGCTCATGAAGAAGGCGTAAAAGATTTATTTGTACATGCTTTTTCTGATGGGCGAGATACTGACCCCAATGGAGGCAAAGCTTATCTGGAAGATGTAGAGAAGCATGCAAAAGAAACTGGTGCAAAGATAGCCTCTGTTACAGGCCGTTACTATGCTATGGATCGTGACAATAGATGGGAAAGAGTAAAATTAGCTTATGATGCGATGGTTCATGGCGAAGGAAAGCAAACTGAGTCCATTTCAAATGCAATACAAGCTTCCTATGACGAAGACGTAACGGATGAGTTCATCAAACCTATTATCAATACAGAAAACGGAGAGCCAATTGCAAAAATTCAAGAGGGGGATGTAGTCATCTCTTTTAATTTCAGAACTGATAGAGGTAGAGAGATAACCCAAGCTTTAACTCAAAAAGCATTCCATGAGCAAAACATGCATCCTTTAGATCTGCATTATATTACCATGACCAAATATGATGATACATTTAAAGGGGTAAAAGTGCTTTTTGAAAAGGATAATTTGACCAACACTTTAGGTGAGGTGCTGGAAAAAAATGGTAAAAAGCAGATTAGAATTGCCGAAACCGAAAAGTATCCTCACGTTACCTTTTTCTTTTCTGGTGGTCGAGAGACTGAATTTGATGGTGAAAAACGCTTAATGTGTCCATCTCCGAAAGTGGCTACTTATGATTTGCAACCCGAAATGAGCGCCTACGATATTCGAGACAAAATTATTCCCGAATTGAAAAAAGGAGAGACTGATTTTGTTTGCTTGAATTTTGCAAATCCTGATATGGTGGGACATACCGGAGTATTTGAAGCAGCAGTTAAGGCTTGTGAAACAGTGGATAGTTGTGCAAAAACAGTGACAGAAGTGGCTAAAGAAAATGGATATGCTACGATCATCATAGCAGATCACGGAAATTCAGATTATATGGTCAACGATGACGGAAGCCCAAACACGGCTCATACCACTAATCTTGTGCCTTGCATTTTAGTTGATGATGAATTTAACGGCTCCATGAAAGATGGTAAATTAGGAGATTTAGCGCCTACCATTTTAAAAATTATGGGGGTTCACATTCCAAAAGAAATGACAGGGGATATCCTGATTAGTTAA